One window from the genome of Pseudobdellovibrionaceae bacterium encodes:
- a CDS encoding transglycosylase domain-containing protein encodes MKISRSQIDLIIKFLFFIVGSFLVVTSAVRLLKPNLNNYPPLDSCFETSVHKVLLCEKNPNYISLDQISDQLVRAILMSEDDKFFDHKGVDWVEIKNSLKKNIQQRHFARGGSTLTQQLVKNAYLHQGKSLIRKFKEYFLAQALEEKYSKSLILEKYLNVVELGTDLYGVKRAAQFYFKKPVSDLELLESLYLVTLLPNPKRISKSFSDRKLSPWQIKKIKSLLKNFERRGQIDSSERVQYENALAQFPWDSQNPMDAGFDPNGMDLTEDQTDDLDAPESDEPVFSNFKATPASPDEEENPSYNFRPKNNSNDQVFDDTDTNPNDYGAEDDAGFEPPSSQSDSQRGRSRQYDEDDDRSSERDDRSNELPDEYDGEDEGDMGYDAEGF; translated from the coding sequence ATGAAAATTAGTCGTTCACAAATTGACCTTATCATAAAGTTTTTATTTTTTATTGTTGGTTCCTTCTTAGTTGTGACATCTGCTGTGCGGCTCTTAAAACCTAATCTCAACAATTACCCTCCTCTTGATAGCTGTTTTGAAACCAGCGTTCACAAGGTCCTACTTTGTGAAAAGAACCCCAACTATATTTCTTTAGATCAAATTTCCGATCAACTTGTAAGAGCCATTCTTATGAGCGAGGATGATAAATTTTTTGACCATAAGGGTGTGGATTGGGTTGAGATTAAAAACAGTCTGAAGAAAAATATCCAACAACGACACTTCGCGCGTGGGGGCTCCACTCTAACACAACAGCTTGTGAAAAATGCTTACCTCCATCAAGGGAAAAGTTTGATACGGAAGTTTAAAGAGTATTTTCTAGCTCAAGCACTTGAAGAAAAATATTCTAAATCTCTTATTCTCGAAAAATATCTCAATGTGGTGGAACTAGGCACAGACCTTTATGGCGTAAAGCGTGCAGCACAGTTTTATTTTAAAAAACCCGTATCTGATTTAGAACTGTTAGAGTCTTTATACTTAGTCACTTTGCTCCCCAACCCCAAACGCATTTCAAAAAGTTTTTCTGATAGAAAGCTAAGCCCTTGGCAGATCAAAAAAATAAAGTCCTTACTGAAGAACTTTGAACGTCGTGGACAAATTGATTCTTCCGAAAGAGTTCAATACGAAAATGCTTTAGCGCAGTTTCCTTGGGATTCACAAAACCCTATGGATGCAGGCTTTGACCCTAACGGCATGGACCTTACAGAAGACCAAACCGACGATCTTGATGCTCCAGAGTCAGACGAACCTGTCTTTTCCAACTTTAAAGCCACACCCGCAAGCCCTGATGAGGAAGAGAACCCTTCTTATAATTTTAGACCTAAAAATAATTCAAATGACCAGGTTTTTGATGACACCGATACAAACCCTAACGATTATGGTGCTGAAGACGACGCGGGCTTCGAACCTCCAAGTTCTCAGTCAGACTCGCAAAGAGGCCGTTCACGCCAATATGACGAAGACGATGACCGTTCTTCGGAACGAGACGACAGAAGTAATGAGCTTCCTGATGAGTATGACGGTGAGGACGAAGGAGACATGGGATACGATGCCGAAGGGTTTTAA
- a CDS encoding cysteine synthase family protein: MSNKFTNILDTIGNTPVVQLQRCVPKNSKHKFWAKLEFFNPGLSVKDRIALAIVEGAEKRGDLKPGGTIVEATSGNTGVGLAMVAAIKGYKSVFVMPEKISEEKRATLRAYGAEVVITPTGLEPDDPNSHYSVARRIASERPGGYFTNQYDNLDNRDAHYKKTGPEIWEQMEGEIDVFIAGVGTGGTVSGVGKYLKEQKPDLKVVVNDPIGSILYDLFYFKEVREPARPYFVEGIGEDMVPECLDFSVIDDFVRVNDKESFEKCVELAREEGLLVGPSSAAALVGAIKYSETLDKPSNILIMFPDNGSKYLTKAFDANWLKTKLDINL, from the coding sequence ATGAGCAATAAATTTACAAATATCTTAGACACCATTGGCAACACACCAGTAGTCCAGTTGCAAAGATGTGTTCCCAAAAATTCAAAGCATAAATTTTGGGCCAAGTTGGAATTTTTTAACCCAGGTTTGAGTGTCAAAGATAGAATTGCGCTTGCCATTGTGGAAGGAGCAGAAAAACGTGGAGACTTAAAACCTGGTGGGACCATTGTGGAGGCCACATCAGGAAATACAGGTGTAGGTTTAGCGATGGTTGCCGCAATCAAAGGTTATAAATCTGTCTTTGTTATGCCTGAAAAGATCAGTGAGGAAAAAAGAGCCACACTGCGAGCTTATGGTGCAGAAGTGGTGATCACTCCTACAGGTCTCGAGCCTGATGATCCGAATAGCCACTATTCTGTGGCCAGAAGGATTGCCTCGGAACGACCAGGCGGATATTTTACAAATCAATATGACAATCTGGATAACAGGGACGCTCACTATAAAAAAACAGGCCCAGAGATTTGGGAACAAATGGAAGGTGAGATTGATGTCTTTATTGCAGGAGTAGGAACTGGGGGCACCGTTTCAGGAGTGGGGAAATACCTTAAAGAACAAAAGCCTGACTTAAAGGTTGTGGTTAATGATCCTATCGGTTCGATCTTGTATGATCTTTTTTATTTTAAAGAGGTCAGAGAACCTGCGCGGCCCTATTTTGTGGAAGGGATCGGGGAAGACATGGTGCCTGAATGTTTGGATTTTTCGGTGATTGATGATTTTGTAAGGGTCAATGACAAAGAGTCCTTTGAAAAATGCGTGGAGCTTGCTAGAGAGGAAGGGTTGCTTGTGGGCCCCTCTTCAGCTGCGGCTTTAGTCGGTGCGATCAAATATTCTGAGACGTTAGATAAACCTTCAAATATTTTGATCATGTTTCCAGACAATGGCAGCAAGTATTTAACAAAAGCATTTGATGCCAATTGGTTAAAAACAAAATTAGATATCAATTTGTAG
- a CDS encoding DUF4339 domain-containing protein — translation MDTKALKEAYDSTQPQWYIFRNCHQFGPLTSKEICDLLKTNQITSDHHIWHVDFNDWAAIKDVEVFQNVGFGISFPKGHTAFIEDHHVSTEAHQEAEHLLQAQGGHLEEAGTQNHESHGLVKDLWGKLKGLLIK, via the coding sequence ATGGATACAAAAGCACTTAAAGAAGCATACGATTCCACACAACCCCAATGGTATATTTTTAGGAATTGTCATCAGTTTGGTCCACTGACCTCAAAAGAAATTTGTGATCTTTTAAAAACGAATCAAATTACAAGCGATCACCATATTTGGCATGTAGATTTCAATGATTGGGCTGCCATTAAGGATGTTGAAGTCTTTCAAAATGTAGGGTTTGGGATATCTTTTCCAAAGGGCCATACGGCCTTTATTGAAGACCATCATGTCAGTACAGAGGCTCACCAAGAAGCAGAGCATCTGCTTCAGGCTCAAGGCGGTCATCTTGAAGAAGCTGGTACCCAAAATCATGAAAGCCATGGTTTGGTAAAAGATCTTTGGGGTAAGCTTAAGGGTCTTTTGATAAAATAG
- a CDS encoding peptidylprolyl isomerase, producing the protein MFAIFHTNKGKIKAELYPKMAPNTVENFVGLAEGTKEFTDPKTGTKTKRKYYDGLTFHRVIPDFMIQGGCPLGTGTGGPGYQFADEFHPELKHDKPGVLSMANAGPNTNGSQFFITVASTPHLDARRSVGQGYSIFGQVVEGQDIANAISKVSTDGRDKPRDPVIIEKVEIIRQ; encoded by the coding sequence ATGTTTGCAATCTTTCATACAAATAAAGGTAAGATCAAAGCTGAACTCTATCCCAAGATGGCCCCTAATACCGTCGAAAATTTTGTGGGCCTAGCCGAAGGAACCAAAGAGTTCACTGACCCTAAAACAGGCACAAAAACAAAACGCAAATATTACGATGGTCTTACTTTTCATCGTGTTATTCCTGATTTTATGATTCAAGGTGGTTGTCCTTTAGGTACTGGCACAGGTGGTCCTGGTTATCAGTTTGCCGATGAATTTCATCCCGAGCTTAAACATGACAAGCCAGGTGTTCTTTCCATGGCCAACGCTGGGCCCAACACCAACGGCAGTCAGTTTTTTATAACTGTAGCCTCTACCCCTCATCTTGATGCTCGTCGTTCTGTGGGACAAGGATATTCTATTTTTGGCCAAGTCGTTGAGGGCCAAGACATTGCTAACGCCATCAGTAAAGTTTCTACTGATGGCAGAGACAAACCCCGTGATCCTGTTATTATTGAAAAGGTCGAAATCATTCGTCAGTAG
- a CDS encoding cystathionine gamma-synthase encodes MEKKQGFSTLAVHAGQEPDPTTGAIMTPVYLATTYVQASPGVHKGYEYSRTSNPTRKAYETCLASLESVKYGFALASGCSAAAIIMHMLESGDHILAGDDMYGGTYRLFDKVMTKHGLNFSYVDFTSLESIKNATTDKTKLIWLETPTNPTLKIFDIEKIAEFAKSKGILLAVDNTFMSPYFQRPAELGADLVVHSATKYIGGHSDVLGGAILTDSADLAEKLQFLVNSIGAVASPFDSFMAMRSLKTLALRMREHEKNAIKIANYLSSHPMVDKVIYPGLENHPQHELAKKQMNGFGGMITFFIKGGMPEARKFLERVKIFALAESLGGVESLIEHPGIMTHASVPAERRKELGISDALIRLSVGVEDIDDLINDLDQAFSF; translated from the coding sequence ATGGAAAAGAAACAAGGTTTTTCAACATTAGCAGTCCATGCAGGACAAGAACCCGATCCTACAACGGGTGCTATCATGACACCAGTTTATCTGGCTACAACTTATGTGCAAGCCTCACCAGGCGTGCATAAGGGTTACGAGTACAGCAGAACTTCAAACCCTACACGTAAGGCGTACGAAACATGTTTAGCATCACTTGAAAGTGTAAAATATGGTTTTGCCTTGGCGTCGGGTTGCTCTGCTGCTGCGATCATTATGCACATGTTAGAGAGTGGCGATCATATTTTAGCTGGTGATGACATGTACGGCGGGACCTACCGCTTATTTGATAAAGTTATGACCAAACATGGTTTAAATTTTTCTTATGTGGACTTTACAAGTTTAGAGAGCATTAAAAATGCCACCACAGACAAAACAAAACTTATTTGGTTAGAAACACCGACCAATCCCACATTAAAAATATTTGATATTGAAAAGATCGCCGAGTTTGCAAAGTCTAAAGGCATACTACTTGCTGTGGATAACACGTTTATGAGTCCTTACTTTCAAAGACCTGCCGAATTGGGTGCAGACCTTGTTGTTCACTCTGCGACAAAGTATATCGGTGGTCATAGTGATGTCTTAGGTGGCGCCATTTTAACTGACAGTGCAGATTTGGCAGAAAAATTACAATTTCTAGTCAATTCTATTGGTGCTGTAGCTTCGCCTTTTGATTCATTTATGGCGATGAGAAGTTTAAAAACCTTAGCACTTAGAATGAGAGAGCATGAAAAGAATGCCATTAAAATTGCTAATTATTTAAGCTCACATCCTATGGTAGATAAGGTGATTTACCCAGGGCTTGAGAACCATCCTCAGCATGAGTTGGCTAAAAAACAAATGAATGGTTTTGGTGGCATGATCACGTTCTTTATCAAGGGCGGAATGCCCGAAGCGCGCAAATTCTTAGAAAGAGTGAAGATTTTTGCTTTAGCTGAAAGCCTGGGGGGCGTTGAGTCATTGATCGAACACCCTGGCATTATGACCCATGCTTCGGTCCCTGCTGAACGACGCAAAGAACTTGGTATCAGTGATGCTTTGATACGCTTAAGTGTTGGCGTTGAAGACATTGATGATCTAATAAATGACCTTGATCAGGCATTTAGTTTTTGA
- a CDS encoding NAD-dependent epimerase/dehydratase family protein: MRCLVTGASGFIGSWLVRKLISEGHYVRVLCRKTSTFPLIYDLDFDKAFGDITDLKSLPAAFENIDVVFHLAGHIGYRKSERAMMEKINVLGTENMLAVAKATPSIKRFVHLSSVVAVGAGRTPFEILDENSPYLISSYNFGYFETKRKAEKLVLAEAQAGNLDAFALNPSTVYGPGDMLKGSRKSQLKVMRGKLPFYPHGGVNVVGVFEVVDTIYKSVELAKTGERYILCGDENLYIKDLLEKIAALAGSKPPKIELPSSIMNLMGFIGKFTGGKPIDSETAKVTQLYHWFRCTKAKKELEFKPSPVDEALQSSVKWAKDNIL; this comes from the coding sequence ATGAGATGTTTAGTCACAGGTGCTAGCGGATTTATAGGTTCATGGTTAGTTAGAAAGTTAATTTCTGAAGGCCATTATGTCAGGGTGCTTTGTCGCAAGACCAGCACCTTTCCCTTGATTTATGATCTTGATTTTGACAAGGCCTTTGGAGACATCACAGACCTTAAGTCTTTACCTGCAGCTTTTGAAAACATTGATGTGGTTTTTCATCTTGCGGGCCATATTGGTTACCGCAAATCTGAACGTGCCATGATGGAAAAGATCAACGTCCTTGGGACAGAAAACATGCTTGCTGTAGCCAAGGCCACACCCAGCATAAAACGTTTTGTGCACCTCAGCTCCGTAGTGGCTGTAGGTGCAGGCCGAACTCCTTTTGAAATTTTAGACGAAAACTCTCCTTACCTGATTTCTAGTTATAACTTTGGTTATTTTGAAACCAAACGTAAAGCGGAAAAGTTGGTCTTAGCAGAAGCTCAAGCGGGAAACTTAGATGCCTTTGCTCTTAACCCCTCCACAGTATATGGACCAGGGGACATGCTTAAGGGCAGTCGCAAATCACAACTTAAAGTCATGCGTGGCAAACTCCCCTTTTATCCTCATGGTGGGGTGAATGTTGTCGGGGTCTTTGAAGTCGTAGATACCATTTATAAATCTGTGGAGCTTGCCAAAACAGGCGAACGATATATCCTTTGTGGCGATGAAAATCTCTACATTAAAGACCTTCTAGAGAAAATTGCGGCCCTTGCTGGGTCTAAGCCCCCTAAAATCGAACTTCCCTCTAGCATCATGAATCTGATGGGATTTATAGGGAAATTTACAGGTGGTAAACCTATTGATTCTGAAACCGCAAAGGTCACTCAACTTTACCATTGGTTCCGCTGCACAAAAGCTAAAAAAGAGTTAGAGTTTAAGCCTAGTCCAGTAGATGAGGCCTTACAATCTAGTGTAAAATGGGCCAAAGATAATATCCTTTAA
- a CDS encoding peptidoglycan-binding protein, whose protein sequence is MRSRNIVSLLAIMGAVSLSACASSEKSFEEQHSQHKQEHADKQEAKEAAHKADKNVERVPAMKKGTEFPPNAQAGECYARVIVPPVTEWKEDVVVLREEYKKLITVPATFKEVEKDVIIKEASEKMVPVEAQYKIVEERVLIKPEEKKLIRIPAKYKTVSEKVLVSPEREVWKRGDGPITKVDEATGDILCLVKEPAVYKTVKKNVLVSAETTREEIIPAEYQIVKKSVVVSPASVNKIPIPEVKQKMKVREIASEAKIEEKLIPAKVEKVKKQVVLEPSKTEWKPVLCQTNMTKKVITDLQKALKAQGLDPGVIDGNYGGQTAVAVKEFQTQKGLATGGLTLETLAALNVKQ, encoded by the coding sequence ATGCGTAGTCGCAATATTGTGAGCTTATTAGCAATAATGGGTGCTGTCTCACTTTCTGCCTGTGCTTCATCTGAAAAGTCATTCGAGGAGCAACATTCACAACATAAACAAGAACATGCGGATAAACAGGAAGCCAAAGAAGCTGCGCACAAAGCAGACAAGAACGTGGAGCGTGTGCCTGCAATGAAAAAAGGAACCGAGTTTCCACCCAACGCTCAAGCTGGCGAGTGCTACGCTCGAGTCATTGTCCCACCAGTTACAGAATGGAAAGAAGATGTTGTTGTTCTCAGAGAAGAATACAAAAAACTAATCACTGTACCTGCTACTTTTAAAGAGGTTGAAAAAGACGTCATCATTAAAGAGGCCTCCGAAAAGATGGTCCCTGTTGAAGCTCAATATAAGATTGTTGAGGAAAGAGTTCTTATAAAACCTGAAGAGAAAAAACTGATTCGTATTCCTGCTAAATATAAGACTGTGTCTGAAAAAGTTTTGGTTTCTCCTGAGCGTGAAGTTTGGAAACGTGGCGATGGTCCCATCACTAAAGTCGACGAGGCTACAGGTGATATCTTATGTTTAGTTAAAGAACCTGCTGTTTACAAAACTGTGAAAAAGAACGTTCTAGTTTCTGCTGAAACCACTCGCGAAGAGATCATTCCTGCTGAATATCAAATCGTTAAAAAGAGTGTTGTGGTTTCACCAGCATCTGTGAACAAGATCCCGATCCCTGAAGTAAAACAAAAAATGAAAGTTCGTGAGATCGCTTCAGAAGCCAAGATCGAGGAAAAACTTATTCCAGCAAAAGTGGAAAAGGTTAAAAAACAAGTGGTTTTAGAGCCTAGCAAAACCGAGTGGAAACCCGTTTTATGTCAAACTAATATGACTAAAAAAGTAATCACAGATTTACAAAAAGCCTTAAAGGCTCAAGGTCTTGACCCTGGTGTCATTGACGGCAACTATGGCGGACAAACAGCTGTTGCAGTCAAAGAATTCCAAACACAAAAAGGCTTAGCAACAGGCGGTCTAACTCTAGAAACTCTTGCTGCACTTAATGTAAAACAATAA
- a CDS encoding serine/threonine protein kinase, translated as MGIQIQTKKDYQILSRLGQGLSSDLYKCIRRDPESNFQQIVTLKQYKSDSFRKKFHNELENLSRMNCEGIPKVLDWSYESDQLTIVTEYVDGCDLHQFIQMVQSHNMKVSENLKRYIVESIFQSLKALHEAGICHGDLKPSNILLSVEGKVKIIDICLGDHGLIYATPEFSAPEVLAGHRPDFRSDLYSLGLIAQVLEFAGCNDLLQIKPGLRRYKKIGQLNLGQATSELSAHVWQIKYEFDSCEPDHKSIKLNRKPIDQVAMSTVEYHVPITQEGSMPSMKTVSEELLKIYQAVKLFNPRWFKLVGVGACFLVVMSSQMQRPLLGMTTVRFRSLKAFEVWDAGRWNSVPYDYRVSLENPKTLLFKLRSHNKVSKVSVEGKPYKSEIVEIDAL; from the coding sequence ATGGGAATTCAAATACAAACGAAAAAAGACTACCAAATACTCTCAAGGCTCGGTCAGGGCCTTAGTAGTGATTTATACAAGTGTATTCGTCGTGATCCAGAGTCGAATTTCCAGCAGATTGTGACACTTAAACAGTACAAGTCAGACAGTTTTAGAAAAAAATTTCACAATGAATTGGAAAATCTTTCCAGAATGAACTGTGAAGGCATACCTAAAGTCTTGGATTGGAGTTACGAATCTGACCAATTGACTATTGTTACAGAGTACGTGGATGGATGTGATCTACACCAATTTATACAGATGGTTCAAAGCCACAATATGAAGGTTTCCGAGAATCTAAAAAGATACATCGTCGAATCTATTTTTCAGAGCCTCAAAGCTCTACATGAAGCGGGCATTTGCCATGGGGACTTAAAGCCATCCAATATCCTTTTATCTGTAGAGGGCAAAGTAAAGATCATTGATATCTGTTTAGGTGATCATGGCCTTATCTATGCCACTCCTGAATTTTCTGCCCCAGAGGTTTTAGCAGGTCATAGACCTGATTTTCGTTCGGACTTATATAGCTTAGGTCTTATCGCACAGGTGCTAGAGTTTGCGGGCTGTAACGACCTTTTACAAATCAAACCAGGGCTGCGTAGATATAAAAAAATAGGACAACTAAATTTGGGTCAAGCCACCTCAGAATTAAGCGCTCATGTTTGGCAAATCAAATATGAATTTGATTCTTGTGAGCCAGATCATAAAAGTATCAAGTTAAATAGGAAGCCCATCGATCAAGTGGCGATGAGCACAGTAGAGTATCATGTGCCGATAACACAAGAAGGGTCTATGCCCAGTATGAAGACAGTATCAGAAGAGCTGTTGAAGATCTATCAGGCTGTGAAGCTCTTCAACCCTAGGTGGTTCAAGCTTGTTGGTGTGGGCGCATGCTTTCTTGTGGTGATGTCTTCCCAAATGCAACGCCCACTTCTTGGAATGACCACTGTAAGGTTTCGTTCGCTCAAAGCCTTTGAAGTGTGGGATGCTGGACGCTGGAATAGCGTTCCCTATGATTACAGAGTGTCCCTTGAAAATCCGAAGACACTTTTATTCAAGTTGCGTTCACACAATAAAGTGAGCAAAGTCAGCGTTGAGGGTAAGCCCTACAAAAGTGAAATAGTCGAGATTGACGCGCTTTAA
- a CDS encoding undecaprenyl-diphosphate phosphatase: MSVFESIILGIIQGLTEFLPVSSSGHLVIAQKLMNLPSEDLTASVLAHFGTLLAVVFFYKKEFAYILRTLFDRKTNFLVNPSLRLIVLVVIAVIPGGLVGLFLKDFFEQYLFSSTHWVGVFLLVTAVILWASKSKTKDMEYRENFIKSLSHEMTFTKALIIGCSQALAICPGLSRSGTTITTSLFLGVQREQAAFFSFLISIPLILGALILELGQVKIDASQVPALLGIFISALIFGLIGLLGVTRILNRGLLYIFSFYLVPLGILVLFFL; encoded by the coding sequence ATGAGTGTATTTGAATCTATCATATTAGGAATCATCCAAGGCTTGACTGAGTTCTTGCCTGTTTCAAGTTCAGGTCATTTGGTGATTGCACAAAAGTTGATGAATCTGCCATCAGAAGACCTGACGGCATCGGTCTTGGCCCACTTCGGCACTCTTCTAGCCGTAGTGTTTTTCTATAAAAAAGAGTTCGCATATATTTTAAGAACACTTTTTGATCGCAAGACGAATTTTTTAGTGAATCCAAGTCTTAGATTGATAGTGCTTGTGGTGATTGCTGTGATCCCTGGTGGTTTGGTCGGGTTATTTCTCAAAGATTTTTTTGAGCAGTATTTGTTCTCTTCCACGCATTGGGTGGGGGTTTTTCTATTAGTGACTGCTGTGATTTTATGGGCTTCAAAATCTAAAACCAAAGATATGGAGTACAGAGAAAATTTTATTAAATCGTTATCCCATGAAATGACTTTTACCAAAGCATTGATCATTGGTTGTTCACAGGCTTTGGCAATATGTCCAGGGTTGAGCCGCTCGGGTACGACGATCACCACCAGTTTATTTTTGGGTGTTCAGCGCGAGCAAGCCGCGTTCTTCAGTTTCTTGATTTCAATACCATTGATTCTTGGCGCTCTGATATTAGAGTTGGGACAGGTAAAGATAGACGCATCACAAGTGCCAGCATTGTTGGGTATCTTTATCTCTGCACTGATTTTTGGTCTTATCGGTCTATTGGGTGTCACGAGAATACTTAATCGTGGGTTACTTTATATATTCTCTTTCTATCTTGTTCCCCTGGGGATACTGGTGCTGTTCTTTCTATAA
- the dusB gene encoding tRNA dihydrouridine synthase DusB has translation MTEEKLLQHLNQNPFVLAPMAAITDCAFRSFMKSMGASIVVTELVSATGLKFSSEKTLKLMRFNEDQRPVGIQLFGEDLEHLSHAAKVCEDLGADFVDLNFGCPVPKVVKRGAGSALLKDLDQLRKVLQTVKGSTRLPVTIKIRTGWDQQTRNAEQVCQIAYEEGITWVAIHGRTRAQGYNGKADWDYIRFVKSESKVPVLGNGDLIFPPQIIGTLKSSQCDGVMIGRGCLKNPWIFKECMSLWNSQSGNADFREARDHLNVLHQLYNSLEKDLDDERIIGIQLKKFSSWFSSGYPGSSGFRKKIFEIKNVEDILSCAKDYFEEIKNMPQPDTSSEAFLMGGHG, from the coding sequence ATGACCGAAGAAAAACTCTTACAACACCTTAATCAAAATCCTTTTGTTCTGGCTCCTATGGCGGCCATTACGGACTGTGCGTTTCGATCTTTTATGAAAAGCATGGGGGCAAGTATTGTTGTAACGGAATTGGTGTCAGCCACAGGTTTAAAATTTTCTTCAGAAAAGACTTTAAAACTTATGCGCTTTAATGAAGATCAAAGACCTGTTGGGATTCAGCTTTTTGGTGAGGACCTAGAACATCTGTCTCACGCTGCCAAAGTATGTGAGGACTTGGGAGCGGATTTTGTCGATCTCAACTTTGGATGTCCTGTGCCGAAAGTGGTTAAACGTGGAGCGGGTTCGGCTCTTCTCAAAGATTTAGATCAGCTGAGAAAAGTTTTACAAACAGTGAAAGGTAGCACCCGCCTTCCAGTCACGATTAAAATCAGAACAGGTTGGGATCAACAGACTCGCAATGCAGAACAGGTATGTCAGATTGCTTATGAAGAAGGGATCACGTGGGTCGCTATTCATGGGCGAACAAGGGCTCAAGGTTATAATGGCAAGGCGGATTGGGATTATATTAGATTTGTAAAATCTGAAAGCAAGGTGCCTGTGTTGGGTAATGGGGATTTAATATTCCCACCACAAATTATTGGGACTTTAAAATCCAGTCAGTGTGATGGGGTGATGATTGGCAGGGGATGTTTAAAAAATCCATGGATTTTTAAAGAGTGTATGAGTCTTTGGAACTCTCAATCTGGTAATGCAGATTTTCGAGAAGCACGGGATCACTTAAATGTCTTACATCAGCTTTATAATTCTTTAGAGAAGGACCTTGATGATGAGCGGATCATTGGGATACAACTGAAAAAGTTCTCATCGTGGTTTTCTTCAGGTTACCCAGGTTCTTCTGGATTCAGAAAAAAAATATTTGAAATCAAAAATGTAGAAGACATCTTGTCTTGCGCAAAAGATTACTTTGAAGAGATCAAAAACATGCCCCAACCAGATACAAGTTCGGAAGCTTTCTTAATGGGTGGGCACGGATAG